The Victivallis lenta region GATTCAGCAGCGTGGTTTTGCCGCTGCCGGAGGCGCCGAGCAGGCAGGCCCATTCGCCGCGCCGGATCTCCCAGTCCACGCCGCGCAGGACCGGCAGTTTTTCCCTGCCGAGTTTGTAGGTGCGCGTGACGCCGCGCAGTTCGATGATATTCTCTTGTTCACTCATAGCGCAATGCCTTGGCCGGGTCGAGCCGGGCCGCGCAGAGCGCCGGGAGCAGCGCCCCCAGCGTGCAGAGCGCGATCGAGGCTCCGACAATGATCAGTACATCCGTCGCAACGATATGCGCCGGGAGTCCGTCGAAATAGTAGAACTGTTTCGGGAAGAGCTCGACATGGAACGTCTTCGACGCGAAGTCCATGATGTCGTTCCGGTAGAAGATGACCAGCACGCCGGCCAGCGTCCCCGTGATGCTGCCGAGCACACCGATCAGGAACCCCTGAAAGATGAAAATGAAGGTCGTGCAGCAGTCGCTCGCACCGAGCGCCTTCAGGATTCCGATCTCGCGCGTTTTCTGGTAAACCGACGTGATGAGCGTATTCATGATGCTGAACGCCGCGACGAGCACGATGAAGATCAGCAGAAAGAACATCATGTTCTTTTCGACCGCCAGCACGCCGAGCAGCTGCCGGTTGTCCTCCTCCCAGGTCACGACCCGCAGGTGACTGAGGGCGTCCCGCACCTTGCCGACCAGCTCCTTCTGGTCGAAGGGGTCCGGCCCCCACCCGAAAATCGCGGTGGCCGCGCCCCACGGCAGCGTCAGCAGGTCGGCCGCGTCGTCGCTCCCGACGAAAAGGAAGGTCCGGTCGAAATCGTATTTGCCGACGCTGTAAATTCCGCTGACGACGAACTCGGCCGGCAGATAGGCCGAAGCGTTCCTGTTCAGCTCCACGCCGCCCTCCGGCTTGAAATCGACCAGCCGGGTCAGCCGCTGCTGGGTGTGCAGCAGAAGCTTGCTGCCGACGCGCACGTTCCAGCGCCGGGCCATGTCCTCGCTGATGACGATCTCCCCCCGGTCGAGCGACAGTTTGCCTTCCTTGAGCGTATCGGCCTTGAAGATGCCGAACTTCAGCAGATTCTCCGCCGAGGTTCCGAACATGATCACGCGCGGGTCGAGCGATTTGCCGAGCTGGACGATCACCGGCGATTCGAGCACCGGGGCCCCCCGGCCGCCGGCCGCCTCCACGGCTTTGACCGCCTCATCGGGGTCGTAGATCACGCCGCCGTAGAGCGGACGCACCTGGAAGTGCGCCTGTGTTTCGATCAGTTTCTCCTTCATGAGATCCGTGAAGCCGGTCATGACCGCCAGCACCACGATCAGCACGGCGACGCCGAGCGTCACGCCGAGAATGCTGAGCACGGTGATCAGCGAGACCGCGCTCCGCCGCGGCTTCAGGTAGCGGCCGGCCAGGAACAGTTCTGTGAGCATTGCGCCTTTTTCCCCGATGGTTCCTTAGAGATTCGTCATTTCGGGCTAATATAGCATGTTTCGGAATGAAACGCAACAGCCCTGCCGATATCCGCCGGATTTTTTACGGTGCGGGCTTGACTTTTCCGCGGGGAGCCGTAAACTAATGACAGAGGAAGTTGATGCGTTTTTCACGGAATGGACAGAACCGGCCGCTTCCCGGCCGGGAAATGATGATCTGGAGGGAGAAAATGCGTGGATTGCAGCTGTCTGCCGCCCTGTGCGCCGCCGCGTTGCTGGCCGGGGGCTGGGGCGCGGGGAAAAAAGAGGCGGCCGAACGGGTCGTGAAGGTCGTCGTCATGCAGCCGGTGAAGATGGAATTCGTCCAGAAGATCCGGGTGCAGGGCAACGTCGAAACGAAGGCGAAGGCCGAGGTGTCGAGCCGCATCAGCGGCACGCTCGACCTCATGAAGGCGGATGAAGGCCAGCGGGTCAGGAAAGGGGACATCCTTTTCCAGGTCGACCGGATCAAGCTCGAAAACGATGTCAAGGGGCAGAAACACAAGCTCGCCGTCGCCGAAGCGGAGCTGAAAATCGCCGTGATCAACAGTGAGCTGGCCCGGACCGTCGCCGACAAGGCGCAGGTCGACTTCAACCGTGCCGACCGGCTCAGGAAGGCGAATGCCGTGTCGGACGACGCCTATGAACGCGCCGCGCTGAACCTGAAGGAGGCCGAAGCCGGCGTCTCGAAGGCCGAAGCGCAGGCGAATTGCGCCCGGGCCAAAGTCGGGCAGGAGCAGGCGAACCTCGAAATCGCGGAAAAGAACCTTTCCGACTCGCTGATCCGCGCGCCGTTCGACGGCATGGTCATTCTGAAGAAGAAGGACCCCGATGAGTTCGTGAATACGGGCGACATCATCTACCGGCTCGAAGATCCGGACCGGCTCGAGCTGGTCACCATGATCAGCGCCGTTTACTACGACCGGATCGTTCCCGGCAAAACCAGGGCTGTCATCTACGCGCCGAACGGCTCTGTGGCCGGAGAGGGAACAGTCGGCTTCCGCAGCCCGGCGATCGACTCGCTGTCCCGGACCTTCACGGTCAAGATCGACATCCCGAAGGAGTTCCACATGGTCGGCGGCCAGCTCTGCGAGCTCGACCTCATCCTGCGCAGCGAAGAGGGAGTCGGCGTGCCGAACCAGGCGCTTCTCGACCGGCGCGACAACCGCCGCGCCGTCTTCGTCGTCAGGGACGGCAGGGCCGAGGAGGTTGAAGTGAAAACCGGCATCGTCGATGGCAAATGGACCATGCTGCTCAATCCCGCGGCGCTGAAGGGATTGCCGGTCGTCGTCGAAGGGCAGGCGTTTCTCGGCAGCGGCGACCGGGTCGACATCGCGCCGGCGGGGAAGGAGGGGAAATAAATGTTTCTTTCCCGCGCTTCCGTCCGGCGCCCGATCGCGATGAGCTGTTTCCTCATCATGCTCGTGTTGTTCGGAATCAATTCCTGGGACCAGCTCGGGCTCGACGCGTTCCCGAACGTCGAGATTCCGTATGTGACGGTCACGACGGTCTATCCGGGCGCGAGCCCGGCCGAGATCGAGGTCGATGTCGCCAAGCGCCTCGAGGACGCGGTCGGCACCATCGACGGACTCAAGACCATGAATACGACCTGCATGGAAAACGTCTGCCAGATCACGCTCGAATTCCAG contains the following coding sequences:
- a CDS encoding ABC transporter permease; protein product: MLTELFLAGRYLKPRRSAVSLITVLSILGVTLGVAVLIVVLAVMTGFTDLMKEKLIETQAHFQVRPLYGGVIYDPDEAVKAVEAAGGRGAPVLESPVIVQLGKSLDPRVIMFGTSAENLLKFGIFKADTLKEGKLSLDRGEIVISEDMARRWNVRVGSKLLLHTQQRLTRLVDFKPEGGVELNRNASAYLPAEFVVSGIYSVGKYDFDRTFLFVGSDDAADLLTLPWGAATAIFGWGPDPFDQKELVGKVRDALSHLRVVTWEEDNRQLLGVLAVEKNMMFFLLIFIVLVAAFSIMNTLITSVYQKTREIGILKALGASDCCTTFIFIFQGFLIGVLGSITGTLAGVLVIFYRNDIMDFASKTFHVELFPKQFYYFDGLPAHIVATDVLIIVGASIALCTLGALLPALCAARLDPAKALRYE
- a CDS encoding efflux RND transporter periplasmic adaptor subunit; protein product: MRGLQLSAALCAAALLAGGWGAGKKEAAERVVKVVVMQPVKMEFVQKIRVQGNVETKAKAEVSSRISGTLDLMKADEGQRVRKGDILFQVDRIKLENDVKGQKHKLAVAEAELKIAVINSELARTVADKAQVDFNRADRLRKANAVSDDAYERAALNLKEAEAGVSKAEAQANCARAKVGQEQANLEIAEKNLSDSLIRAPFDGMVILKKKDPDEFVNTGDIIYRLEDPDRLELVTMISAVYYDRIVPGKTRAVIYAPNGSVAGEGTVGFRSPAIDSLSRTFTVKIDIPKEFHMVGGQLCELDLILRSEEGVGVPNQALLDRRDNRRAVFVVRDGRAEEVEVKTGIVDGKWTMLLNPAALKGLPVVVEGQAFLGSGDRVDIAPAGKEGK